The DNA sequence CCACAGCGCCACGTTTAGCCCTGGCCTCGGGCTTAGCTCTAGGCTCTGCCCTTGCTTGTGGCTTGGCCGGAGGCTTAGCACGAGCTTTGTCCTTTGGCTTGGCGGTGTTCGTAGCGGACGATCGGCGCTCGTCTTTCTGCTGGTGCCCTTTGTGTTCGCCTCGCAGTGCCTTGGGGCCTTCGTGCTCTGCCCTGGTCATCTGCTGCAGCGCGCTGGGGGGCTCGAGCGCGTGCATAATGTCGGACGCCCTGCGGGTGGTCACGTGCGCCTGGCCTCGCAGCAGGATTACCTCGAGGCTGACGCATCGCGTGTCCGGCAGTAGCTTGAAGGCGGTCATGCCGCCCGCGAACGTGACGGCGCCGGACAAGAAGACCAGCAGCGCCAGCGACGCGGTCGTGGTGCCCACGATGCTGAACATGCTCAGGATGGCAAGCGCCGAGGCCCAATGGAAAGCGCACACGCTTCCGAACTCGAACCCGCTGTTGCGTAGCGGTGCCAGTTCGACGGCGAGAGCCCAGGACGCCGGACCGAGACCGAGAGAGAAACCGATGGTGAAGATGACCTGCGATGGGTACGGTCGCACGCTTGCTTGAATTCAAGCAACAAGCATCTTTTGAGCTATGCACACATTTCAACAGGCCATACCGAAGCCATCAACAAACGTAGGAACGAGTAATACGAAGGGGCATGCATGTGGGGCCACCTGGAGCGAAAGAAGCAATGTATGCAGCTGTGAAAGCCATACAGAGTGCAAAATATTTcagtttttctcttggcgagccTGGAAATTTTGTTTGTAACAGTCACAATGGCATAAAAACAATAAGTTACGAACAGCAACATGCACCAGTTCTTCATAGATACTTCTTTGAagaagttgacagtcactttaacatgcgctaaagaggatgaaggcgacaGCCTGCGcgttcacgagacattcatttaaTTGACATCATCATTCGAACGCGTTCTTACTTCCTACTGTTTTCtagcaccaaaggtcgtgggtttgagtggcTTAAGTAAGTTAATCTTAAGTAACGGTGCCATAACTAtattcgccttaattaacaccgaaggtcgTGTGTTCAACTCTCACCATAGGTCGACTGCTCGACTCCCACTAAAGGTTGTGGGACCGAGTGCCTTAACCCCAGCTTATTTACCTGCACCTTAATTCAGTTCACCTTAATTAGcgccaaaggtcgtgagttcgactcccaTCGAAGGTAATGCGTTAGAGTGCCTTCAATTAGTACACATTAAATAAATGTGCCTGAATTAACTTCGCCTTCATAAAAAGCAAATATCGTGGATTCGACCATCagtggtggcaccatcaattttggtgccattgaattttggtcccactgaaggtcgtgggttcgactggtTGAATTACCTGTGTGTTTAACCAACTTTGCATTTCTTTTGGCATCATGAGCGGCATATGAGTCAGCTGTGGCGGAAGACAacgacgaatgcgcgagcagtggcacgatcGCGTGTCTGCGCGAGGCGAGCACACATGACTTTCTGTGACGCACGCCGCACTGTCCACACCATCGGGGGTATGagtcacttaaggctttcgccttaaaaatgaAATGGCTCATAGCCACGTAAGGCAGTGGCTacaagtgctcagcaaagtgaagcgaacagtgaaTACACTCATTGAAATGACCCATTAGGCACACAGAACCGCACACGTTTCAATAGAGaagaagctcaaaacaagcatccgaacaatCAAGCCAACATTGTATACCTCCTTGAGCAAATGTAGTGGCGGTTTTGCAAGAGCTTCGCTAAAGTCACCTTAATTCAGTTTTCAGCATTAATTCGAGCGTTTGATTGCCTtaactctatcctaattaactgtGGCTAATTAACGTCACCTGATTTAACATAAATGGTGGTGGGTGCTAGTGCCGTAATAAACTATAATAATTAAACCTGCCTTATGTTCCATAACGAACATGATACGGTTATCAACGACTGTTTATGGATGATAAGGGATCATACTGGTCGGATCAACTTCCATAACATCGATAATGACAACGGGCTTCGTGGAGATGagtaagtggcacaatgcttacgcattcttAGACAACTAGCACAGGAATTTCTGCGTGAATGCTTTCCATTCGGTGCTGAGTAATTCCGATGGTTTCTTGTCTCTTCCGATGGTTCGGTCTCTTCTTATGCAGTGTCGAGGTGCGACCCCTGCAACTCCACAGGCGGCGCTCATGATTCCAGTGGTGGTGGGTGCGTATCTCCGCTATCGGTCCACTTTCCTATATATGGCACACGCCTTCCCATGTCGCCGATGAGCGTGGCGGCCTGCACGACGATTGTATGAGGACGACTCACTAACGATGGAAGAATGGCGTCGATGGAACAACAAACAAGGCATGACCAGAGCGAGAGGAAGGTTCTGATGTGATTACGATGGCACATGACGACAGCCTGACCACCACGTCATGGCAATACGACCGAGTGTTTGACGACGATTGCGTGGCGACGATGATATGatgacaaccggatgacgaagctgcaaCGACGATGATCGCAGTaccacaacggcatgacgacaaccaTGCTGTGACAGCGGATGCATGGcagcgactgtatgacgacactGCGACAGGAGAATGGCGTGACAACTGTGGCATATACATGATTGAATGACACCAGTACAagaacgatagaatgacgaagaagaaatCACGTCAAAGAAACGACGATGATATGCAGACAATGGGTTGACGTGTCCGAAGGGatggcgatgaaaaaaaaaacagcgtgacgatgacagcatgatgaAAATGGCATGCAGTTACTGATGTGACAACGATGGTAAAACGAcgacgtgacgacgatggcatggcgacggTGGTATCACGAAGTTAAAGTGAAGATAAATGAACGACCGTGACGACATCCTGATGTCTGCATGATAATGAATGGATGACGACAAATGTATGACGACGACACAGTGACAATGCTGGATTGATAAGTGtgtgaggacaatgggatgaagaCGAGGACATGTCGTCGACTGTATCACgaagactgtgtgacgacgacggcgtgaacAAGACAGCATGACGTTGCTCGGATGGCGAAGCTAGAGTGCCGACGCCAGagcgaccacgacagcatcacaGCAATGATGCAATGAATGCATGGCGACTGTATGATGTCGAAATATGAAACTCGAACAACTACGATGCGACGTGCACGGCTGCTTCGCGTCTACTGTCGCGTACCTATTCGTCCATGTAAAGCACATGTTGAGCCACTCGGTCGGCGTATAGAGGAcgtgacgacaatgacatgatgGTAGTCGGATCAAGAAGATCGAATGGCGAtggtggacacacacacacacgcgcgcacacacacacacacacacacacacacacacacacacacacacacacacacacacacacacacacacacacacacacacacacacacacacacacacacacacacacacacacacacacacacacacacacacacacacacacacgcacacacagagagagagagagataggctGAAAATGCCTGAAGtagcaaagaatgctaatcggaATAAAACGACTTCTTCGTTCGAATCTAACTGGATAGGAGCTCCCGAATAAGCATCGCTCTCAAATGTCTAGTTTTTGTGTCCAAATCTTTCTTACGACTACATAAACGAAGCCGAACAAATTATTTTACCAAATTATGGCTTTTGACCCACTTTTCCCGTACTATATATTATAATGTGGACGATTTTGGCAAAATCGCAACGACTTTCGCAGACACTCGAAGGTGGCACAGCGCAGGTGTGAATCAATATGGTGCCTACAGATACCATGCTCCCATCCTGAAAGCTGTGCTTGGTATCGAGGTACTCTGATGATGATCGTAGGAGAACACCGTCTAGTGGCTTTAGAGGGAACCATGACCAAAATGTGCTCACTAGAAGCGCCCTCGTGGGCGCGCCCATGGAGCACCCTTATGGACGTCAACACCGACGACCATTGAGAAACGAGCTAAGCAAAGCTTATGCTTTAAAACAAAGCCTTACCTACTACCGCCGTCACCACCATGGGATTTGAAACCGTGCTTTTTTTCACTGTATATTTGGAAACTCAACGTCATAAGCAATGAGCCAAAAGTCAACATCTGCTCTTGCTTATTTGTGCGGAGGTTTGTGCATCAGGCAGAATTTCATAGTGATGACGTGTTCGCGTGCACACTTTTGGATGCTATAGCGGACAGCGTTTTGCACATGGCAAAGAAGCTCTACATTTGAGAAGTTGGCGGTATCACCTATTAAAGCGCCTGCTGCTATGCGGAACTatggtctttttttttgcttcggtcGTATAGCTTACCTTGCAGACTACGGTGATGCGAGCGGCGAGGTAGGTGTCAAGCGCCCGTTCATCATGCGAGACGCCGAAGTAAACGCCGCCCAAGGCCATCACGCTCCCGGTGCTCACGACCACGGACACCACCAGGGGTTTCACTCGGCCCACCGCGTCGAGCAGATGAGCAGCTACTGCGGTCGTCACAAACTGCAACCGAGGCCAAACGCAAGTGTCAAGAACAATCTTGAGCACCGCTACATTACCAagggcgctatagcgtaaaattattccaaacttttctattccaattctgctatcagcccccacgattggtcaaaaacttttttcgaccacgcccacttcacctgtctgtcacacgacgtcacgaaaaccgcgatacctctccatctgatatgatgtgtacacactaattatgcgtgagttgacagaaaaagaaaaacagttatttctgattcgaccccttttcgccattagcccttggctattggtaaaaagttttcgggctgcatccacttcacctgcctttcacgcgacgtcacaaaaccgcacaaactcaccgcgtcaaagtgacgtgtacgcgataaagatgcaataatatgtcgaacaaaactgaatttttttcagaatagccgcaggctatTCCGTtgcaaaaggaataaaagattgctgccgccgatcgctgagacgctggctactcgcacctgccggagagcatgggtgtatttgcgtatcataaaacttcttgcgtggccgtgtaaagttttcgaggcctttcggcacgtttaccacctcattctgccaactcttctttgctgagggtcactttagcgtcattcttaagcttccgttgcatgccgccgtgattttcgaccagccaccacaagccaagtaagggaaagccgacaaatcgcacacgccggcaccaccgtcTTCTTCCGGttgtcgattttcagtgcactggctctgccccagtgaatccctctccacttgagtgttctcctcgcctcttgtcagccaattagatacgacaagccgctcagtttaggcaacgttattcgtttttcaagcaaacaaaagtgacctcctatgagcgaggagagcgtttgattggtctgttcagacaaccctgcaggtgaccgcccggtgcttgcgtcggtggttacggaactttgacgtcaggagattggaatagaaacatataggaatagttttacgttatagggccccaagtcAAAGTCACTAAAATGGCTTTCGATCCTACTGAAATAATGTAGATATTTAACGACATTTttacaatggaaaaacaaaaacgaaagccGGAAGTTAACAGAAAAATTAAAGTCTATCGGAAACGTGTGTGTCAAATTAGACTTTGCTATTAGTTCTTGCTGTGCGCTTTGTGTGTTGCTTATACGAAATACGGATTCACTTATATGCTTGCGTACACGCTTACAATTCGCGTTCGGAGCAGTTCTGCAGCATGTTCTCTTTTCCTGGCTTTATAGATGCCCGCCAGCTTCGCAAAAAACAATTTCACTACCCTTGCGGGAGCCTTGATTCAGGCTCTCTGAGATGTGCTTTCAACGAAAGATTTCGGCATGTTGACTGCATGAGAATAAGATATGAGCTTTTGTTTCGGGTTTCACCACTGAAGTACAGTTTTAATTTATCGCATTTGACAATTTTAAGCTTCATGAGTAAGTGCTGACGCTGTTTTATAATTCAATGAGATTCATGTTAAATAATACTACGGGGAAATTTGTCGGCAGTGTTTATGCCTGCCTCCAATGGAGTGCTTTATCCAGCATGGGATTGATGGGAATTACAGGGATTTGTCTCAGCTGCGTCCCTACTTAAAATACTCATATGGACCACGATTTTGTTGCAGCGATGCCGTTGCCAATGCTATTTCTTTTCGCGTTCCTTTTTTTCCGTTTCGTCAGTAGTAAAGGACGATGCTCCGCTAGCGTTATCAATTGATCAGCCGGCCGTGAACGGTAGATAATAGTGGCATAGCATTGTGaaggaaggcatcgctacaaaatctcGGCCCTGTTTACTTCGTCTCTGATATTAAATTACTGTAGGCATTTAAAGTTTGCCCTGCAATTTCTACATTTCTGTTGACAAATACAAATACACTTTCAGGCTTCTAAAGTACTACAAACGCATAAACGCATGTCGTGTGTCACCGTGCAGCAGCCATTCAAATCTAGCGACGCGCATAGCCAAAGGGTCGACTTATTTACACCGCAACTTTATAGGCATGCGCGACCAGCACTTAGTGTagctgaaacacacacacacaaaaaaaaacgttgaaaGAAGCTGCACTTTCCTTTCTGAATGAGGCAACGTTAAAGGATAAAAGTTTATGTCCTACCCCATTCTTCCGATGTTGGCTAATCAAATCAAGACTTCAGCATCAGATTTTCTATAGCAGTGCCTAACATATAACAGTGCCTAGCTTTGTCGTTAAGGCCAAAGCCGTTAGCATCATTGTGGCCCGCATGCACGTTTCGTTCTTTGAGGAGGCGCCCGAAAGCGAGGGCTGCTGTCTCGTCGCGCATTTAGTTTCGCAAAGGCGTAGTGACGTCATTTTTTTTCATAC is a window from the Dermacentor variabilis isolate Ectoservices chromosome 3, ASM5094787v1, whole genome shotgun sequence genome containing:
- the LOC142574116 gene encoding facilitated trehalose transporter Tret1-like yields the protein MHYMLAVLVMLVQQFSGVNAILLFACGPLHAGFGYASHDTFIVLSCLQFVTTAVAAHLLDAVGRVKPLVVSVVVSTGSVMALGGVYFGVSHDERALDTYLAARITVVCKVIFTIGFSLGLGPASWALAVELAPLRNSGFEFGSVCAFHWASALAILSMFSIVGTTTASLALLVFLSGAVTFAGGMTAFKLLPDTRCVSLEVILLRGQAHVTTRRASDIMHALEPPSALQQMTRAEHEGPKALRGEHKGHQQKDERRSSATNTAKPKDKARAKPPAKPQARAEPRAKPEARAKRGAVEAVVSGEAEGKSGMLSAETPAVSPDEAAAQEKEEMSGADEEEQP